The Glycine soja cultivar W05 chromosome 19, ASM419377v2, whole genome shotgun sequence genomic sequence GAAAGGAAGGAGAAGTAGGTAGGTAATTTCACAAACGCTGGAGTGAGAATAGCATTTTTGGGCGTGAGAGTAGCACTCCCGAACTAGTTAAACTAGAGTCACTGTGGTTCAATTCTGGCTTTTAACTAAGCCCATTAATTAGGCCttaattagtttaataaaaTAGGTAAACAATTATTTTCAACATCTAATCCCTTAAAActttatgtgaaaaaaaaatacccttaaaaatttacttattttatttacataaaaccATACACATCGCATATAATTCATATtatatggaatttttttttgacagacaTATTATAtggaattaaaacaaataaaagcatCAAAACGTTGATTTATCAAACGGAATTAACTGCAAATGCTCAGTATTATTTTTCCGCATGCCAAACAATTTATTTCTAAGGTATattcttatttctattttatttacaacatcaaaataattaattctcttAAAAACCATTCATACAACATGCAAAGAGGATAAATTCTTATTAGTCGGAAAATAAGTCGTTACATGCATGTTACTTATATCGTTAATAGTTTAGTGAATACTTccacttaaataaaataaaaagtgtgtgTCATATTTATAAACTTCACAATAAAGTAACAACAATAATGTAAAGTCACTGATAATCCATCGATAATGACAAATTATAATGGGTTTTCTCCATTACCAATGCCTTTTAACCTGTTACAATAACAATTTTTCTTATAGTTCACTCAAATATGTGTACGAATTTTGTAACTATATTTTCATAACTTCTTTAACTCTCTTATTCTTGTAATTAGAATACGACAAACGGCTAATAAatcatatatacaaatatttaggTTTAGTTTGCCTCTTCGATTTCCATCATACACCTTATATGAATGACAacatttttactttataataaaAGATGGCCAACCAATAATTTAAACTTTAGTTGTTCGTACAAAGCAACTAATTAAGGGTAGCCTCACCCTTCCCCAATTAAAGAGTTGTATTAGACGGGACAGTGATAAGCAATGAGGAGGCaactttttctgttattttaaatttgagatttACTAACTTACATCCAGTTTTCTGTTATCTTTTAAaaggaataaattaaaaaattataactacaaATATTCTTAGAATACATTCAGTATTTATtccttctaaaaaataaatgaatatatattaacaaatgcacacaaaattaattaatttacatgcacttattttataaaagaaataagttaacaattataactataaattttcttaaaatacacACATGTATAACTTATTaacttactcttttttttaaaaagaaaactgtGTAAATTAAGAAATCCCTCTAGATTAAGATGTttatatacaatattttttaaggtAGGTTGATAAACATGATATGATTATGTCTAACAACTGTCAAAGTCATCATAAGATTGTACGTACAAAAACCTAAACTAGCAAACACGCTCTTTTCTTCTTTAGCACAATTAACAATAGCTCATTGGATTTAAGCCCACAGACGCTTGATAATTAGGTTTTGGATgatgataattaattaagaatagtttataatatttgttgttATAAAGCCGATTTTTCTTTACACGCTCGTGTGCTAGGCAACTTGAAACCCACCCACCAACCCACTTGCTGTTAGGGGGCAATAGGAAAATACTTGCTCGTGGTTTTAAGCCTTTAACTAGCAAAAAACTAGCAATGTATTGCATTGCCATCAATGACAGgtgtaaatatgttttttttttctttctatgaataaaaaatatgttttacataatatatgttcttttagtttctatagtagttttttttttatcattttaatatttgtttgtcAATTGATCCTTGATGTAATGATAAGGActaaatacaaaaacaaaaatttattatattttataaggataTAATGAcatgaactaaaaataaattattatgtttacagatattaaaattataaatatttatttttgatttctcaaatttaaaacataatctTTTAGTCATCTATTTGTGAAAATATGTTATATGtgacaatgacaaaaatatTCTTCTCTATGTGCATCACATCAAGATTGTACATCAGCAAATCTTTCTAATATGAAAGATCCCAAAATCACTTTGTTTATTCTAATTATGAATCACACTATATCCATGTAATTTGTCCCAACCAAGTTTTATCACATCATACCATGTAATGTCCAATTTTtcgtaaactaatttaaaaaggattgttatttgtaaataatagggttttagaaaaatgataagttttttttataatcaaataaataatgagaaataactttattaattaaaataatggtttgagagaaaataaaagggtattttatttattcatttgatagggaataaaatagagtttgtttttataaaatgacaaaaataaataaatagagtaaataataagttgtaAGTATCCTAGCTATAAACAGAGACGTGTTAGGTTAGTTTTTCACACTGACAGTGTCTcatcttcctctcaatttcattttcctctctccttctcccaaaatcttttctttttttcgcaTACCACCAAACCTATCCGAGAAAAATGAtaatctcggactcattcaccgttggatcgtcttcaAATTTTATCACCAGATTTGGAACTCATTTCTAAACATCCTTACCGTTGGGAATTACGAAATCATATCGGATCTAAGAGAAATATCCTTTGCATCGTAGTTTTTTTTCTGCAGAAACTCAAaactgtctcagtaaaactatgatttcagacttgttaaccgttggattgtcgtgaaatttttATATGTGGTTCGGGATTAAATTACGCAcaccttcaccgttgggattttatTCACGGAGATAGAAAATAGAATCACACGAAGACAGTACAAATGAAGGTTTCAAtccttttctccttctctctaacgtttgagAACCCTATCAGAGCAAACAGAGGAAAAATTTGAGGAATCTCAAGAAATTACTAGAGATGTCGCTATCGCTGCTGAAACATACATGAGCCCGCTTAgaagtaagggatgagtttatcgcaattggggttagaataaacatgtgtagggatcatTAGTGGATTAAATTggagtttattttgggatgtttattgaattacaatttttcctttacgattttaaatacaatattgttgtgttttatgtaccaattgatgttctgatgagaattaattgataaacttgagtgctcttgatgtttttgtgttttgactcatgattttgatataattatgtgaaattatttgaggggttttactccccatgttgtgataagccttttgtataaattgttatgttgaaattatgaaatggtgattcaaattggtagtatgtgataaattgaatctCTGGTGAATGAtgaaaatacatgtgtattgaaatgagatgtgtgtattgagttgtgagctatgaactaagcaatcacacaattgtaaaacccgttaagggcgacgagtattgtgatgagatccactgtAGGAACttgacgagtttaatcacaagcgtgacgagttaaaataattttgaaaacaattgagtagttatgtgtattgcatagttcataggtaaagtgtatatgatttatgaggtgtgataacatgctattttgggattataccattgtgattaaGACCGaatatatgtgataaattgagtatgtattgacttgtaatatattagtgcattgagatgttgtgtgcattgagttgtgagctatgaattgtacaatcacacgactataagacccttcaAGGGTGATGAGTTAAtaataagaccctttaagggcgatgagttaatgcacaacgagtattgtgatgggaaccactatggggacccgacgagtttaatcacaagcgcaacaagataaaactattttgagaacaattgaggagtcgtgtgtttgtacagttcatagatagagtctgtgtgctaaaatgttttctgggttggacctgaatcaggaggaagAGGTCCTGATggactcttcagagtgtaggtcttgggggtaaatacacctggtttgagtgctcctttaagtctatgttgatctcatatggttggaacaTTCTCGCAAAAGAGCGTAACCCTGATTGGTCtccttatgattttacctagtgagagtgacctgacctgctagtgtgtggtttgtcttgtcatgtactcctaggcgcccgacgaggtttttcactgacatgataccacattgcatataagattgagtcttagtgtatatgttgcataacgcttgtgtattgatcaatattaattgacttggtgatattgtgttttgatccttgagtacgtgaatgttgtgaaaatgaatgagatgtgttgtattgtgatgtgatgttgggCGACAAAATGGTGAAatgacgtgagctatgtttaagtaagttttattttgtttatatgatatttatacctacatgttatcttgtttctctccattagttaggaatgtcaTAACTCATTCCttgtgtgttatttgtgtttggatcctgtgatgatcttgaactttgtgttcggggaaacagatgactaggtgaattgttttaaggaaccttgtgctgaaggatgTCGGGACACCAtgttctgataggatgtgacattggggtataggtttctatattaattgtatgaagtcttagaCGACCTTatttgagccgagatgactttattatttatttatacaagtttgaatatgatgtaaaagaaagtgaatgtgagccttttaccctattgaaaggatttttttttaaatgtgttttaaaaacttttaattaattatgatttcttttccttttattagtacatatatgtatggggtAAAGGATGTCACACACCATGCAATTTGTCCCAATCAATTAAGTTTTTATcactctcaaaaaaaaaaatcatgaagacATACATGCAAACCTAATGTCTTAAGATTTTAAGTTGAAGTGTGTTATCAAATTCACTTATGTAGTGTGTTCGTAGCTCATTGGTGAATATCTCTCTGAGTTGTGATCCTTTTGTATTtcctaacaagtggtatcaaatcATAGAGGTTGGCTAGGTGATCGACTTGAACAAGTATTAAGGCATGACAAAATTGGTGGTGTGGATTCATGCATGGAACTCATGTATGAAGATTCCTTGTGTTTAAAGTCTTCTTAGCAATGTGAAGGTTAGACAATGTGTCCAAATGATGTGAGAGCTAATTAACGATGTTGCAAAGTATCTAGAGCATGTTGGAGGTCATGGCTAAGCACTAAGGGCAACCATTGAATGCTCGTGAATGGAAAGAAGGATTTCACTTGAGGGGAAGATACCATGAGAAAAAAATTCACACTTGAAGGGAAGAAACTCACAATTGGGTAAAAATGGACAAGTTGAACAACATATAAAAGGGAAAGACTAAAAATCCTAATACCTTAAGGCTTTGGATTGAAGTGTGATATCAAATTCATTTATGTAGTATGCTCATAGCCAACACTGAAGACTATTAGAGTTTTGACCCCTTCATATTTCCTAACAACTATTACCAACCAACATGAGTATGAAGAAGTAGACAACTAGATGTACGATGTAAACCCATCAACACATAAACTCGGTCTTACATTAATTTCCTTGCTCTCAAATTCTGGATAAATATTGTCAAAGTGTTTTCACACCTTCCCGTGATGGGTGGTGCAAAACACCCACATTATTTTGGTTCTCATGATGTTATCTCATTCAAGCAGTTACGTTGGTTGATGCATACTTACTATTTGGATCACTGCTTCCCATGCTTACCATACGTAACACTTCTGGTATTCAAAATACCAAATACAAAACTACATGAGGTAAATCCAAACCTATGTGAGGTTTTTTTTAGGGTTAAAAACTgtcataaattacaaataaaaataaataaaaatacaaattgtGATAGTTTTTATGTAATTTGTGACAACTTTTAATTCCCAGATTTATAATGGGCACAAATAGTTACATGTAGGTTCAAATTTACTAAAAGCTTGTTCCAGATCAAAATATAGCATTTCAATTATAGGAGGacgaaaaaaaatggaaaatttcaTAAGATTAGGTAGTTTTGACaaggaaaaatacaaaaatctgaagaaagtgagaaaaaataaagggaTGTGCAAATAGAATCCCCGTTTATATTATAACGAATGGGTCCTTGCCATTAATAGGAGACAAAGCAATTTGGGCAGGTGGAAAGCCCTAATGTAGGCCCATTACCGTATAGatattttaaattgtaattggtaAAGACATACATAGCATAATGAGATTCTTGAAACGAGGGGCCAAAGGGTGTGACTCACATTCATGTAGATACTAATCAGTGATACCCGGATGAGCAACAATCTCTATCTATGCTGTTTTTGCAAGATGATGATACCCATAAGGGTGCTTAACACCTACCTACCAACGCACTCATCGATCTTTTGAAAAAAGACACACCTGACACCTGGGATAATAGATTGCAGGTCTTGTACACCACTATATTATTTGGTGAACCTGCACTTCTTAAAGACATTTTGTTTATTGTAATATATACATATCATCCCTTCGTGTCACCCTAACAAGTGCCAATTATTGAAGCTTATAATAATACAATCCGTCTGCTAATTCCCTTTACAATTATACTGTATATATGTTGCTCACTAATTAATGTTTGTGAATATAATAAGAATGTCATGTAGATATCCGGGAACATTATGAGAACCTAGAAAAAACAGCAAAAATTATAGTTTGTTTTTTCTCCATACGCTATGTATGCAAAACTTTTTTCATCATAAGAATTTTAAAGCTAAAGTGGGACTGGAAACGAATGTTAGATCTGCTTTACACGGTACATGAAAAATCATCAAAGATTTGGTATCTGGACCAAATTGTTAATGCAAGCGTGGAGATGTCAATTATGCAGGTTATTCTCTTGAGGGGCTCTACCTAATTAATTGGACGGCAATGCTACTATATATTCTATTAATCTTTCATATGTATCACATGTTAGATGTTAGATTATGTTCTTTTTCTTACTACTATATCGTTTCATATAtaatcataaaaagaaaatatcgtTTCATATACTGACAGGTGTTTGTTCAAAATAGCATCGCCACCGTTAGTGGATATGAAACAGTAGTAGGGTTCTTCATTTTTGTGATAGTTAATTTAATGGGATTCATATGTTTGACCTtcagtttttttcttaaattaaagttaaaactGCAATgtgtaataatattatattgatattcTGTTGCTCAAAATGGTACATAGACCTAATTCTCTGACTCCCAATAACTATTGTGAGTGGTAACTAACCCAGAACACTACTGAACAAGCGTGTCATTTCAAAAATGTGTGAGGTGAAAAGCATTTGAATATATCATGCGCATAGCTGACTTTTGTTAGCTCCAACTCAATTCAGTGCCATTGAATATATATGACTTTTGATAAGTCTAATATGGCATGATCTATAGGATGATAattattgaaaggaaaagaaCTTACATTCTCTAGTAGCTTCGACAAAGAACATGAGCTcgttaaatcatatatataaaaattcatttgttACCTACGTAAATGGAGTGTTATACATAAGAACGTACGTAATATATAGAAAACATaaagtgtaatatttttttaaactttaatttttaaccGTGTTGAACGACGTCATATATTCATGTAACCAATGTTATTTAATTGGATAAAATTTTACTGTTGTTATTGTTTATATGCACCGCTCATTGTTATTAACAAATTAGTGCCAATCATACCACTGATGCTTATGCTTCTCCCTGCATACATTCATTGGAGCATCCCTTGTATATTGAACAAATTCCTTAACGATACCAATTTAATTATGCATAATTAACAAGAGAAAATGAAGTTCtcgtttattatattaaaaaaaagaagaaataatgaTTCTCAATAACAGTACCAAAATCCGTAAATTTAAGGGTTTCATAACTAGAATTTCTCTTTTGTTAAATATGGTTATATATAGTGTTAGAAACCtgttaagaaataagaaatcatgctataagttttttttaaaatcacattCTAAATGTGAAACTAAAGAAGCTATTAATTGATTTGACATGAGTGAGTAATGTAGTAGGAAACAAATCCCACGGTGTGGTTTTATGGTAGTAACCGGTAAATACTTGTTTAgtttatctttaataaaaacattacgaattatataactaaaaagTTGGAGGAAACCCCAAAGGATTTAACTATATACTCCGTACACATTACTTTGTAATAATGCAAATGGAAGTGTTGTTTATATTCTTTGGTGATATTTTAATGACGGAGTGTTAGCCTTTCTCCTCCATATAAGGACCCTCTTGGCCCTTCCCCTAGGTCATCTCACAAAGCTTTGCTCTTCTATTTCTCCCTTTTCTTTCAATCGCTCATTATATCCCTCTCTTTCTATAGATATCTACACTGATATCATGGATAAGAATGCCCTCTTTAggtttcttcttgttcttctgaCTCTTTCCTGCGTTGTATTTGTTGCTGCTGTTCCTGCAATCAGTAAGTTTCAAGGGTTTGATGCAGAACTTTTAATGGttttattaatgtattttttattttatttttaaaagttgttaaTGTATTAATTCAGGGTTATTACAATCTGATTCATCAtgttaaattgtaaattttatagGAAGCTCCATGATTGGGAAAATTGATCCTTTAGTGCAAGATCTTCTGGCTAaggtcctctctctctctctctccttgcAGGTTCCTTTTTTCTCTCAAGGACATTTTTTTTTGCCACATATATGTCCCGAAAACTCCATAAAAAACAAGATATCTAAGATAATTATCCTCGAAGGGGACATGGCCATGTCTTGTGCCCTAACTACATGACAAAATCAGTTTCTGTCGGAACTACTTAATAGTTGAAATTATTatcttaagaaaaaataaaagaaaaaagttcatAGAAAGATTCCAACTTCTGATTTCCCTAAGAAAATCCAATTCAACAAATTATAACCTAAATTATAAAGCCATTTTCATTTTGTCATATATATGGGGTACCGCTTATGAGGGAGTTTAGTTTAATTAGTTGAGCAGTGTGTACTCATGatatttaagtttgatttgtacgaataaaaaaaaatgagatatcGGTTATTATTTTCATCGGTAACTGATAACtcctaataataattattattattattattattattattattattattattattattattattattattattattgttgttgtttttttcttttgattcagTATAGCAAATGATATCTTTTAACCTGCAGGAGGATCCAGTTATGCGGTTAAGGAATAGCgaggaagaaatgaaagaagggATTGTAGAGAGCAGAATGTTGATGGATATTGTGGACTACCCCGGAACAAGACCAAATCCAGCCCATGATCCAAAATCTCCTGGAAAGCCTTAACTTCTTGTATGATCTTGGAAAGGGTTTTGATTAGTTATTTAGTTTGACTGGAAGTGTCTAGATGATGTGTGGTTTCGGTTTGTAATGTTGAAAATGTGTTTGTATGATAAATCTCTAATCTCTAAGTCCTATTGTTAAGTTGTTGGTTTAGCTTAAGTGCTTTGGTGTTCTACATATATGGGTCATAAAAGACTTGCTGTAAGATATATGAAAAGGTGTATGAATTAAAGTTGAGGCTTGTACTGGTTGATGATAAACCTTGATTTCATAGTGAATTGTGAACAAGCTAGATTGTGTTTAGTCctgagtaaaaaattatatgtgatAGTATCTTACAAATTTAAGAGACGGTGGTTAATGGAACAACATGCATGTGCGGATAATTAGGGTAAGGGGTAAATTTATTAAGCTAACTTGAAGGTAAGCAGCCAAAACTGAAActtgtgtgtgtgcgtgtgtatTTCACATTCTTATTTATCTTatgtatgttaaattaattatatacaaaTCTGGAATGTGACATGCTGCAAATTTAAGGTTGTGCTGGGcaacaatataattaatatgaggAGGTAGCAAACTAGCAATACGTAATTGCACAATTACATTCCACAATGTCATTGCCCTGTGAATGTTACAGTAGTgaacaaaaatttaacaaaaaaaagttcttaCATTTTTGCTTGAGTGTCAACGTTGGAAGAAATATTACATAACCATATATGGTTCTCAATATGTGGTTACATTAAGATAATGAAGGCTTCGGActcctttttatttaattgctaGTAAACTTCATTATCGAtctgttaaataaattaaagcagAAATCTCAAGCCATATTATTACCATATTGAAAtgtcatacaaaccaaacttttgtatTTGTGAATTCTGAATTTGAGAGGATATCGATCTTAATTCTGGAAAGAATTcgttaattatattaatgacCATGATGAACACATAATTGATAAAAGAGAAAACCGTTTTTTTACATGGCTGAATTTGCTTACTGTCAGTTAGATAGATTATGTTTGAATAAATTTAGCTATGAAACTCATTAAATTGAGttttagaagtttttttttttggtattaggATTTTAGGAGATGAAATGATTTTAACTATAAAACTCCACCTAGAATTTTCGTTTTGAAATTTCGAAGTTTGTTGTCCAGCTTATAACATTTGTCTGGACTTAAAGCGATACTAACGAtgtgactttttttatttatttattttaactttttgggatgtaaaattacttattaaattatatattgtaatatttttttaataatttctttccgATAATAAGgttaatttatttaactttatttaaatactattaatcttatttttggatttcaatttttatttttatttttgaaaatcctCTTTCTCCTAAAGAAAAAGTTTCTATATAAAATTgcttatgtaattttataagTGATAAATGCATATAAAAGAGTTAAggctttttaaataattgagtATACCAAATGgtgtattatttttacttataaaattatttttaaaacttttaattctaaaaaagtttaagtttctactaatattaaatttcTCACTTATTCtcgtatatatataaaaatattgctaTATTAttgcaaaaaacaaaagaaatactaGTACTAATGTTGGGAGGCAAAGGAAATTAGGTGAAAGTTACTGtggtattttcttaattaaaatttggaaacaATTATAATGTCTGTACAAAACATAAGTTTGGGATTTCATCACAAGAAAAATAGGTGAAAGTTACTgtgttattttcttaattaaaatttgtgaaCAATTATAGTGTCGGTACAAAACATAAGTTTTGGATTTCCCCCCGCCCCCCTTTAAAATGTTtagtagtaaaaaaattaaaattaactaatattattaacaatattaaaaattcaactaAAGATATAAATAGACTACTTACTaattaagagagaaaatgataaaatgagatacttattttaaaagaatatatcttcatttttttattataagaatatatcttcattttaaatatttcctattgataagttaataatttttatttaattactttttagaaagataatattaataataagtaaaagtttttgaaattttatttattttaggccTAAAGCAAGAGTAAGTCAGGGTTGACCCAAGCATAAAGTTGTTAAAGCCCATGCTTTAGGccctagaaaaaaaaagttatttaatatgaatatttatataatcTTTACTAGGTAAATAACCAAATTCTTTTTCAATAATGTGATATGTCACAAATTGAttcctaaaagatgaaaaatacaaatttaatatttaagtgtgcaaaaagtgcaacaaattaGTTCTCTCGTTaaatcactactacaaaacatacattttacattcaattaacatcgatttatataaaaattgatgttaacagaTTGGTGGCAGTGacattattataaataagagaACATTGTTAATATCGGTTctagaaaaactgatgttaagtattaaactcaacatcggttttatttaGCATTAATGTTGTTCATCACGcatcaacatcaatttttcttaGAACCGATATTGAGGGTCGCCtattaacaataattttaaaataaaccaaTGTTGAccctaataataaattaaagctcAAACATTATTATTCTCATCCCATTCGCGCCCAAACCTTTTTGTCCAAAGCCATTTCCTATCACAGTTGGTCATCATTGGCTCTGTTTGTGCTCGTCACTGCCGTCTAGAGCCCTAGCTTCTCGTTGCCGGTACCAGTCCTTGCCTCTCATCCCCACCACCATCGGTTTTAGGCTCCCCTCTTCTCTTGATTAGTATTATAACTTG encodes the following:
- the LOC114399749 gene encoding uncharacterized protein LOC114399749 isoform X1, with amino-acid sequence MDKNALFRFLLVLLTLSCVVFVAAVPAIRSSMIGKIDPLVQDLLAKVLSLSLSLQEDPVMRLRNSEEEMKEGIVESRMLMDIVDYPGTRPNPAHDPKSPGKP
- the LOC114399749 gene encoding uncharacterized protein LOC114399749 isoform X2, coding for MDKNALFRFLLVLLTLSCVVFVAAVPAIRSSMIGKIDPLVQDLLAKEDPVMRLRNSEEEMKEGIVESRMLMDIVDYPGTRPNPAHDPKSPGKP